A genomic segment from Xiphophorus maculatus strain JP 163 A chromosome 6, X_maculatus-5.0-male, whole genome shotgun sequence encodes:
- the LOC111608994 gene encoding uncharacterized protein LOC111608994 codes for MASASGKAEKASKFEMLKLLENCRKERDDALQRESALREKLRQNETRLRSTEGLKQKLKSLTVDNKELRKQVKALRTDIGLERSPNFSGKTTKDIVNDFEEKERECNSLIDKTGKLRVTIDDLTAELSNVTTSKMLLEDQVQSLQQNLKDMTNNQRRLLKLWDDKKTQREQLALPAIVQKPFTHKEIQTDMSISSYQKLPPNAFETKQIRQDGDKDNLSSFGNGFHYSRKSSVDNET; via the coding sequence ATGGCTTCTGCAAGTGGTAAAGCTGAAAAAGCCTCAAAATTTGAGATGCTGAAACTTTTGGAAAACTGCCGGAAGGAAAGAGATGATGCTTTACAACGGGAAAGTGCTCTCAGGGAAAAACTCAGGCAGAATGAGACAAGGTTGCGTTCAACTGAGGGcctgaaacaaaaactgaagagcTTGACTGTGGACAACAAAGAGCTTAGAAAGCAAGTGAAGGCTCTTCGGACTGATATCGGATTGGAGAGAAGCCCCAACTTTTCAGGGAAGACCACCAAAGACATAGTCAATGATTTTGAAGAAAAGGAGCGCGAGTGCAACTCCTTAATAGACAAGACCGGGAAACTTAGAGTGACCATTGATGACTTGACGGCAGAGCTGTCCAATGTAACCACCTCCAAGATGCTCTTAGAGGACCAAGTGCAGTCTTTACAGCAAAATCTCAAGGATATGACAAATAATCAGCGGCGTCTGCTGAAGCTGTGGGACGACAAGAAGACCCAGAGGGAGCAGCTCGCTCTTCCTGCAATTGTTCAGAAACCCTTCACCCACAAAGAAATTCAAACTGACATGTCCATAAGCTCATACCAGAAGCTCCCACCTAATGCTTTTGAGACCAAGCAGATTAGACAGGATGGAGACAAGGACAATTTATCTTCCTTTGGTAATGGCTTTCATTATAGCAGAAAGAGTTCTGTGGACAATGAAACCTAA
- the ndc1 gene encoding nucleoporin NDC1 isoform X1, translating into MFPSETSCWFIRKVIWWRAAASIAWSVLLLPPTTAVFVFLSKFSFLHPIQTISECLSLLMSSCLIFSFILLGGVVIMVGFLNLEYYTVIPTIACSKIALLGQLLHPRQVVNSLAHCLMGVIVGWCCAVTVGNRYETLGCPCKSSDGVPQMGLNEYHLVFLLAGAFVGFSHSLLGVIHNINYVSFHAVQQYKYLHFKGSLPLVLKCSAIQAFYSIRNFTVAYFFLGYIPKTWICKTLNLHLDSSVHRLDSITGFVDLSLLYHLWISATFLLFTWYITLLLFRIFVTEVYSFPVQPTFTEDSYQCLPRVLIDQQPMILKFLALQDLALLSKHSPSRRGEVFSLSQPGGHAHNWNTVSRACLTLLADLTQRLVAYHETVATNGRAKSLSSGSERKISSDTSFTSGTEDLFSPRPTFLTKTPTSVFARSFAGGPHSPLTAPFTPDLDSPFSSPTLRRLTGPVDQCSPWHGSVQSPHIMRRVPKLWSTSAESQVSSSPPRSPASVPSPKQESTKPSFLAQFLQNRKEQVKNFMAKRVLIMYLFNKLPEASSQALFADSQAHIWALEALSYLVQASFTEDQFGVVQTTLPSILSSMLHLQEAVDRHFKLPHASSKPVRSANSMEDFTYKTLRFALRATLKTAIYRITTTFGSHLNAVQMSAEHRKRLQQFLEFKE; encoded by the exons ATGTTTCCTTCAGAAACAAGCTGCTGGTTTATCCGCAAG GTCATTTGGTGGAGAGCTGCTGCCAGCATTGCCTGGTCTGTCCTGTTGTTGCCGCCCACCACggcagtttttgtgtttctcagCAAGTTCAGTTTTCTTCACCCCATTCAGACTATTTCAG AATGCCTGTCTCTGCTGATGAGTTCCTGTTTGATTTTCTCCTTCATCCTGCTTGGTGGAGTGGTCATCATGGTTGGGTTCTTGAATTTAGAGTACTATACAG TTATCCCAACTATTGCCTGCTCTAAAATTGCATTGCTGGGTCAGCTGCTTCACCCTCGCCAGGTTGTCAACTCCCTTGCCCACTGCCTGATGGGAGTGATTGTAGGTTGGTGTTGTGCAGTCACTGTTGGCAACAGATATGAGACACTCGGGTGCCCGTGTAAAAGTAGCGATGG TGTTCCTCAGATGGGGCTCAATGAGTACCACCTTGTCTTTTTGCTTGCTGGAGCATTTGTTGGTTTCTCTCACAGCCTCCTGGGAGTTATCCATAACATAAATTATGTCTCCTTCCATGCTGTTCAG CAATACAAATATCTCCACTTCAAAGGGTCCCTGCCCTTAGTGCTGAAGTGCAGCGCCATTCAAGCATTTTACTCTATCAGGAACTTCACTGTTGCTTATTTCTTTCTGG gtTATATCCCAAAAACATGGATCTGCAAAACTCTGAATCTTCATTTGGACAG ctcTGTCCATCGTCTGGACAGCATAACTGGATTTGTGGACCTGTCCCTCCTCTACCACCTCTGGATCAGCGccaccttcctcctcttcacctGGTACATCACCTTGCTGCTCTTTAGGATCTTTGTCACAGAG GTGTACAGTTTTCCTGTGCAACCAACTTTTACTGAAGATTCTTACCAGTGTCTTCCCAGAGTTCTCATTGACCAACAACCAATGATCTTGAAG TTCCTAGCCCTGCAGGACTTGGCTCTGCTGTCCAAACATTCTCCATCCAGACGCGGTGAAGTCTTCAGTCTCAGCCAACCAG GTGGGCATGCTCATAACTGGAACACTGTCAGTAGAGCGTGTCTGACTCTGCTAGCTGATCTGACGCAGAGACTTGTGGCTTATCATGAAACCGTAGCAACCAATGGGAGGGCTAAATCTCTGTCCAGTGGCAGTGAAAGGAAGATTTCATCTGACACATCAT TTACCTCTGGTACAGAAGACCTGTTTAGCCCAAGACCAACTTTCCTAACCAAGACTCCTACTTCAGTTTTTGCCCGCTCTTTTGCCGGAGGTCCACACAGCCCTCTGACGGCACCGTTCACGCCCGACCTGGACAGCCCCTTTTCCTCACCCACCTTGCGGCGGCTCACTGGTCCGGTGGATCAGTGCTCGCCGTGGCACGGCTCGGTGCAGAGCCCACACATCATGAGGCGGGTGcccaaactctggtccacctccGCAG AGTCACAGGTCAGCAGCAGCCCACCACGCTCTCCAGCCTCGGTTCCCAGTCCCAAACAGGAATCCACCAAACCAAGTTTTCTGGCCCAGTTccttcaaaacagaaaagaacag GTTAAAAATTTCATGGCAAAGCGGGTGCTgataatgtatttgtttaacAAG CTTCCAGAAGCCTCTAGTCAGGCCCTCTTCGCCGACAGCCAGGCTCACATCTGGGCGTTAGAAG CGCTGTCATACCTGGTTCAGGCCTCCTTCACAGAGGACCAGTTTGGGGTTGTTCAGACTACATTACCCAGCATTCTCAGCTCCATGCTGCACTTACAAGAG GCTGTGGATCGACACTTTAAGCTGCCTCATGCTTCCAGTAAGCCGGTCAGGTCCGCCAACAGCATGGAGGACTTTACCTACAAAACACTGCGCTTTGCTCTTAGAGCCACGCTCAAGACTGCCATTTACAGGATAACCACCACCTTTGGAAGTCATTTAAA TGCTGTCCAGATGTCTGCAGAGCACCGAAAAAGACTGCAGCAGTTTCTGGAGTTTAAAGAGTAA
- the ndc1 gene encoding nucleoporin NDC1 isoform X2: MFPSETSCWFIRKVIWWRAAASIAWSVLLLPPTTAVFVFLSKFSFLHPIQTISECLSLLMSSCLIFSFILLGGVVIMVGFLNLEYYTVIPTIACSKIALLGQLLHPRQVVNSLAHCLMGVIVGWCCAVTVGNRYETLGCPCKSSDGVPQMGLNEYHLVFLLAGAFVGFSHSLLGVIHNINYVSFHAVQQYKYLHFKGSLPLVLKCSAIQAFYSIRNFTVAYFFLGYIPKTWICKTLNLHLDSSVHRLDSITGFVDLSLLYHLWISATFLLFTWYITLLLFRIFVTEVYSFPVQPTFTEDSYQCLPRVLIDQQPMILKFLALQDLALLSKHSPSRRGEVFSLSQPGGHAHNWNTVSRACLTLLADLTQRLVAYHETVATNGRAKSLSSGSERKISSDTSFTSGTEDLFSPRPTFLTKTPTSVFARSFAGGPHSPLTAPFTPDLDSPFSSPTLRRLTGPVDQCSPWHGSVQSPHIMRRVPKLWSTSAESQVSSSPPRSPASVPSPKQESTKPSFLAQFLQNRKEQLPEASSQALFADSQAHIWALEALSYLVQASFTEDQFGVVQTTLPSILSSMLHLQEAVDRHFKLPHASSKPVRSANSMEDFTYKTLRFALRATLKTAIYRITTTFGSHLNAVQMSAEHRKRLQQFLEFKE; the protein is encoded by the exons ATGTTTCCTTCAGAAACAAGCTGCTGGTTTATCCGCAAG GTCATTTGGTGGAGAGCTGCTGCCAGCATTGCCTGGTCTGTCCTGTTGTTGCCGCCCACCACggcagtttttgtgtttctcagCAAGTTCAGTTTTCTTCACCCCATTCAGACTATTTCAG AATGCCTGTCTCTGCTGATGAGTTCCTGTTTGATTTTCTCCTTCATCCTGCTTGGTGGAGTGGTCATCATGGTTGGGTTCTTGAATTTAGAGTACTATACAG TTATCCCAACTATTGCCTGCTCTAAAATTGCATTGCTGGGTCAGCTGCTTCACCCTCGCCAGGTTGTCAACTCCCTTGCCCACTGCCTGATGGGAGTGATTGTAGGTTGGTGTTGTGCAGTCACTGTTGGCAACAGATATGAGACACTCGGGTGCCCGTGTAAAAGTAGCGATGG TGTTCCTCAGATGGGGCTCAATGAGTACCACCTTGTCTTTTTGCTTGCTGGAGCATTTGTTGGTTTCTCTCACAGCCTCCTGGGAGTTATCCATAACATAAATTATGTCTCCTTCCATGCTGTTCAG CAATACAAATATCTCCACTTCAAAGGGTCCCTGCCCTTAGTGCTGAAGTGCAGCGCCATTCAAGCATTTTACTCTATCAGGAACTTCACTGTTGCTTATTTCTTTCTGG gtTATATCCCAAAAACATGGATCTGCAAAACTCTGAATCTTCATTTGGACAG ctcTGTCCATCGTCTGGACAGCATAACTGGATTTGTGGACCTGTCCCTCCTCTACCACCTCTGGATCAGCGccaccttcctcctcttcacctGGTACATCACCTTGCTGCTCTTTAGGATCTTTGTCACAGAG GTGTACAGTTTTCCTGTGCAACCAACTTTTACTGAAGATTCTTACCAGTGTCTTCCCAGAGTTCTCATTGACCAACAACCAATGATCTTGAAG TTCCTAGCCCTGCAGGACTTGGCTCTGCTGTCCAAACATTCTCCATCCAGACGCGGTGAAGTCTTCAGTCTCAGCCAACCAG GTGGGCATGCTCATAACTGGAACACTGTCAGTAGAGCGTGTCTGACTCTGCTAGCTGATCTGACGCAGAGACTTGTGGCTTATCATGAAACCGTAGCAACCAATGGGAGGGCTAAATCTCTGTCCAGTGGCAGTGAAAGGAAGATTTCATCTGACACATCAT TTACCTCTGGTACAGAAGACCTGTTTAGCCCAAGACCAACTTTCCTAACCAAGACTCCTACTTCAGTTTTTGCCCGCTCTTTTGCCGGAGGTCCACACAGCCCTCTGACGGCACCGTTCACGCCCGACCTGGACAGCCCCTTTTCCTCACCCACCTTGCGGCGGCTCACTGGTCCGGTGGATCAGTGCTCGCCGTGGCACGGCTCGGTGCAGAGCCCACACATCATGAGGCGGGTGcccaaactctggtccacctccGCAG AGTCACAGGTCAGCAGCAGCCCACCACGCTCTCCAGCCTCGGTTCCCAGTCCCAAACAGGAATCCACCAAACCAAGTTTTCTGGCCCAGTTccttcaaaacagaaaagaacag CTTCCAGAAGCCTCTAGTCAGGCCCTCTTCGCCGACAGCCAGGCTCACATCTGGGCGTTAGAAG CGCTGTCATACCTGGTTCAGGCCTCCTTCACAGAGGACCAGTTTGGGGTTGTTCAGACTACATTACCCAGCATTCTCAGCTCCATGCTGCACTTACAAGAG GCTGTGGATCGACACTTTAAGCTGCCTCATGCTTCCAGTAAGCCGGTCAGGTCCGCCAACAGCATGGAGGACTTTACCTACAAAACACTGCGCTTTGCTCTTAGAGCCACGCTCAAGACTGCCATTTACAGGATAACCACCACCTTTGGAAGTCATTTAAA TGCTGTCCAGATGTCTGCAGAGCACCGAAAAAGACTGCAGCAGTTTCTGGAGTTTAAAGAGTAA